The Corynebacterium mycetoides genome includes the window GCTTTCGGGCGGGCAGCGCCAGCGCGTCGCCATCGCGCGTGCCCTCGTCGTCGAGCCCGAGCTCGTGGTCCTCGACGAGGCCGTCTCGGCGCTCGATGTCACGGTGCAGGCCCAGATCCTCCGCCTCCTGGAGGACCTGCAGGCCGAACTCGGCCTGACCTACATCTTCATTTCCCACGACCTTGCGGTGGTCAAGCAGATCTCGGACACCGTGAGCGTCTTCAGCCGGGGCCGGCAGGTGGAGTCCGGCGTCACCGACGATGTGTTCAGCCACCCGCGGGCCGACGTCACCCGGACACTCATCGACGCGATCCCGGGCACCATCTTCCGCGCCCGGAAGTTGGGAGAATACATTGTCTGACCTGATCAACCTGCTTGCCGACGCCACCCCGGACATCGCGCAGCTGCGCGACCGGCGACCCGACGCCACGGAGAACGCCCAGGCGAGTTTCCGCGCGCTGCTGGAGCCCGCGGAGCCCGGCGACTTCCCCCAGGCGTGGCGCTACGCCGTGGCCGCGTTCGTCTCCGGCGTCTCCGGTGCCGGCCGTGCGCACGAGTTCTACCGGGAGCTGCTGGCGGAGGAGGGCGACGACGGGGAGGCGGAAGCGCTGGCGGCCGCGGTCGACGAGGCGGTCGAGCGCGGCGTGTCAACCGGGCCCTACGCGTCCGGCGGGTTCGTCACCTTCGGAACCTCCGACACCGATTCTGCCGGGATCCCCGCGCGCCTCGCGGCGGGGTTGGACTTCGCCCACCTGCTCACCTTCCACCCCGCGGACGCCTCCCCGGCGGCAATCGGCCACCTGCAGGAGGTGGGCTGGAGTGATGACGCGATCGTGTCGCTGGCGCAGCTCATCTCCTTCCTCGCGTTCCAGCTCCGCGTCGTCCACGGCGTAGCCGTGGTGGGGGGATCCGCCGCGGCCCCGCGAGAGGTGCAGCGGGCCGACGGGGTGCCGGATCCCGGCTGGGCCCCGGGCCCGCGCACGCTGACCCCCGACGTGGTCGCGCCGGAGACGTTTGTGGCGCACTCCCTGGGGTGGAAGCCGTGGCTCCAGGCGCTGCCGAAGGGGGAGTTCACCGACCGGCACCGCGACGCGTTGATCCAGCCGCAGCGCATCGACTCCGAGTACTTCCGGCTGCTCGCCCGGGACCCGGACGCGTTGAAGGCGCGCACCCTGACCGACCTCGACATCTTCTACAACACCGACGGCGGTCTGGGGCGCGCCGAACGCGAGCTCGCGGCCACGGTGGTCTCCCGTTTCAACGGGTGCACATACTGCGCGTCCGTGCACCAGGCCCGCTCGAAGGACGAGGGCGGCGACGCCGCGGCGATCGACCGCCTCTTGGACGAGGGGATCGCCGCGGACCTCGGCTCGCCGGCGTGGTCCGCGATCCGCGACGCCGCGGTGGCGCTGACCTCCACGCCGACGCGGTTTGGCGCGGAGCACGTCGACGCGCTGCGCGCGGCGGGGCTGGACGATCTGGCGGTGCTCGACGTTGTCAACGCGTCGGCGTTCTTCAACTGGGCCAACCGCCTGATGCTCACCCTGGGGGAGCCCGACGTTCCGCGGCGCTTCCGGTAGCTAAAACCGTAGAAAACACGTTCGACCTTGGCGCTTGCCGCTGTCGAAGCGCGGGTGCATACTGAGTGGCGTGAGTGGAACACCTATTCGACTACCCCGGGGCCCCGAGGCTGCCCCGGAGCAGCTCAGCCGTGCAGATCGCATCGCTGAGCTGCGCTCACGCATGGCCGCGCTGGGCGGCGAGGTGCCCGAACCCGTGGCGCCCGACACGGATGTCGTGGGCGTCGGGGAGATGTTTCGAACTGTTTTGCCCGGTGGCGGGTTGCCGCGCCGGGCGGTGACCCACGTAAGTGACACGCC containing:
- a CDS encoding alkylhydroperoxidase domain protein, which codes for MSDLINLLADATPDIAQLRDRRPDATENAQASFRALLEPAEPGDFPQAWRYAVAAFVSGVSGAGRAHEFYRELLAEEGDDGEAEALAAAVDEAVERGVSTGPYASGGFVTFGTSDTDSAGIPARLAAGLDFAHLLTFHPADASPAAIGHLQEVGWSDDAIVSLAQLISFLAFQLRVVHGVAVVGGSAAAPREVQRADGVPDPGWAPGPRTLTPDVVAPETFVAHSLGWKPWLQALPKGEFTDRHRDALIQPQRIDSEYFRLLARDPDALKARTLTDLDIFYNTDGGLGRAERELAATVVSRFNGCTYCASVHQARSKDEGGDAAAIDRLLDEGIAADLGSPAWSAIRDAAVALTSTPTRFGAEHVDALRAAGLDDLAVLDVVNASAFFNWANRLMLTLGEPDVPRRFR